CTCTTGTAATAATTTGATCCAACAATTTATTAGGGTACACTACAACGTCATTTTAAAGGCAATAGATGTGGATGGTGAACCTCTTGACCTCCCACCAAGCATAGCTAGTTTTGGTGGGAATGGAGGAACCATTATTGACAGTGGTACAACTTTAGCCTATTTACCACAGGATCTCTACAACTCACTACTTAAACAGGTGCCAAAATCTTTGTTTTCTCTCTATCTTTGTTTCTAGTTTATAACCACAGAGCCCTGACATGTTATTTATCTGcaaataatatagattactACTCGGACACCGGTCAAACTTCACATGGTACAGGAGACTTTTGCGTGTTTCAGTTTCACTTCCAAGTAAGATGACTTGCTTCCTGTTTCTAGCTTCTCTCTAAAGATCTGGATTATTACctctctttttaaaaataataataattattcaGTGATGTGCTAATAATATATTCTTCCTTCTACTTGCAGCACAGATAAAGCATTTCCGGTAGTCAATCTTCATTTCGAGGACTCGCTCAAACTTACTGTTTATCCGCACGACTATCTTTTCTCACTTCGTGTAAGTCAATACACTCCTTCCTACTTTGATGTGTTTATATCCCAACAGAACCTTCGTATTTTGTGTAAGCATTTTGGTCTGTCTCATCCACAAATTGAGCTCTCCCGAACAGGAAGACATGTACTGCTTTGGTTGGCAATCTGGTGGAATGACAACTCAGGACGGATCCGATGTGATCCTTTTGGGAGGTAAATTTCAAATCATACTTTCGGATATTTCTCATCTGCACTTGAAGCGATCTCTATATAGACTCACATGTCCTCCAGCATGATACATCCTTATACGatcattttttgtgtttttttgttttgtcctAAAACGAAAGTTACATATGTTTGGTGGTAGAATTTAGATATAAACCATACCAAACAGCGCAAAGATTGATTATTAACTTATGGTCTCCCATGCATGTGTTACACTTGATTGGTCCGACTTCAAAATTGGTTTCTTCATATGTAGATTTGGTGCTCTCGAACAAGTTAGTAGTATACGATCTTGACAATGAGGTCATTGGATGGGCAGACCACAACTGTAAGTATCTAACACACTGAGAACAAGCACGACTGATCAAAGAAaccaatatgtttttttgtgtgGGTTTGCTTAGGTTCGTCAAGCATCAAAGTGAAAGATGGGTCAGGAGCTGCTTACTCAGTTGAAGCAGATAATCTCATACAATCTGCTTCTTCGGTGATTAACAGAACATTTGTCCCATTATTGTCGATACTGATTTGGGGTTTCCTTTCATTTACTTCACAGTTTTGCTAAAACGAGATGGTTCATATGATCCTTTGTGGATGTCATTTGGCTTTTTAGGGTCATGTAATTTACAGACAACTAATTAACTTATTCTTATCAAAGATAAATACATATTGTATTGTTTTGGTCTACTTCTCGGCAGTAATTATAACATTGTACTATATGATAATCCTTGCGCATGCGCGGGGTGAGTTTTTAAAACTAATGTTTATTCATTAAATGGTTTttacattttgcaacactacaaaCTTTattgattgtaaaatgacgaagaTAAATGTGTgtctcttaaatgtatcatcgttgttgaagagttaacgtattacaactcattttaatgatttttaaaacttcatatgaaaaaaaaaaaaatcttagcggctgacacaaatcaccaaaaccaaatagtcAACAtcaattgtaaaatgacgaaaggGGATTGAGTTTTCTATTCTCGATTTTTTTACTATTGATTCTCTATAAGTGATTtgattttctacctctataaattTGTGGTTTtgttctcatttctttttcactaatatgagtttttttttttaacttcttctgaGAATTTAGTGAATCACATATGTAAAAAGATGGACATCTGTAAAAGTTAGTTTCACTCGAGATATATATCGAagaatcaaatttttgaaaaaaaataactggcaaactctattcacaagttagtgttcaaatctaatatatcaagctgttataaaatatatatgcagattcgaaatataaatgtatgtctaATATGTATTCACAAGTTCGGTCTAAAAAATAatctaattctagaacaacaacaaaaaaattttattttattaacctaaacttttgaggtttagttacttaagagtataccgataaaaaatatataatactttattctagtatatgtaaactatgtataaattaaaaattatttgatttattaaatgataaaccagaaaacttataataacaGTTCAAATTTCTCATTCTTAAAATTATAATGGCTAGATAGGGTATTAGGGAGAAACAAATATGAGACGAATGATTAAATCTCTCATTCATCGAAAAACACtaggaataaaaatcaagactaaattttttaatatgagtgaaatatatatatatatatatatatatatatatattcttaaatacattaattaattttatatatagcataaaaattaatatctaaaatatataagatattttgaagttgtccaaaatactcgaacatatatacaaataatcaaaagaaaatgtctaaaatagctaaccaatactcaaaacaccaaaaatacttaaaattgttattgattatctatccaaatatttagtccaaaccaatttatatgttaagttttggtattttgatatacattattcaaatttatatgtaatatattattttattttagatattgaGAAATTGAAGGTATGCGtatgaattaaaattaaaaaaaaaattaaatgggttatccgaaacTGAACCAAACCTGAACCGAAACTTATAAATATTCAGATGTGGCTGGAATCCTTAACTCCGAAAACCCTAAATCCGAATAGATCCGAACCAAATTCGAATAGGTACCTGAACGCCACCCCTAAGCTTGCTTTTTTGGCAAAAAAGGCCAAGTTTTATTACAAGCAAAAGATGTTAGCTATTAGAGAACCAAACAGACAAAAGATGCTGACGTCCTTTGTTATGTCTTCAGGCAAGGGGTGTGTTCCTGATCAGTCTATCAATTTCCTTGATAACCGTTGCCACATTTGAAGGAGAAACCTGAAACCTCATGTTTCCTGTTGTTTTTTTCCGCCAAATGAGATTAACTGTTGCATGAGCTAAGAATTTTCGGAgtaaattctttttgaaaacatGCTAGTAGCCAAAAGCCAGCTAATAAAAGCAGGGACCACAGTTCCGTCGCAAATGAGCAATGGAAGAAAATGTGTTCCATGGTTTCATCACGTAGAGAGCAGAGAGTGCAAGAAAGGTTAATCTGAAGACCccaatatataaaccaatatgGTATTAACTGGGAGCCTATCATAATTAGCAACCCAGAATGTGAAAGAGTGTTTTGGCACACTGTTCTTAAATCATACTACTTTGAACCAAACTTTTGGAATTTTTCGCGCTCGCAAAGATTTTTCCATGTAGCATTAGTTGAGAAGATTGCTTTATGCTGATCTAGAGGCCCCTAAAAAAAGCAATCCGAATTACCCTAGTTGAGAAGACTATTTTACGCTGAATTTTGCTGAGAGTATTGCTAGGCTTTGTGGTATAAGATTGTAGTATTGACCACAATTTTGATTGTGTGAAGTGAACCCCATTGTGTGAAGTGAACCCCATTGTACAGATACGGTCAAACAATCTAGGAGCAGTAGGATTCCTAGGGAATAGCAGAAGGATGAACGTAGCAATAACAAGAAACCAGAAGCACATCGCAGTGGTGTGCGATAGCTCCACAATCTGTCAGATACATTCCTCTCAAGACTGATGTGTTACATATTAGGATATCCAGTTAAGTTAGATTAATCTTTGGTTAAGTCTCCTTTAGCTTAATCATAGGTTTATTACTGGTTTAGCTTCCTTTTACTAAAccatgtatgtatatatacaggTTGTACGTACATTTATCAGATATGAGAGTATTTTACAACCGTATAAAAACTTTCTTAATATGGTATCATAGCTACTCAAGCTCTCTCTTCCGCTTTCACGGTGATTTAGGGTTCTCGAGCTTCGATTGAGCTATGATGAGTGCTTCCTATTGCCAATTGTTCATTCTTTTCATCTCCGATCTTCTGATTACGGTGTTCGAGACTTCTCTTTTCTTGATTATGTTTGCGATTCAGTTTCTTTGATCATTTCTTGTGTGTTCGTCTTGATTGCTCGTCTTCCTAATCCATTGATCGTCTCTTCAATCATTTTCTATGGCTTCTCCGGCTCACAATCGTTCGTCAGCTGAATTTGTTGATTGCGCATCATCTGGTAGATCAATATGAGAATCTGTACTTCCTCCATAGCTCGGATCATGCTGGATTGATCTTGGTTACTGATAGCTTGTCCTCTTGAGCTGAATTTCACTCTTGGCGTCGATCCATTCGAATGGTGTTGAATGTTCGTAACAAGCTCGGGTTTATTGACGGCACCATTCCTCAACCTCCATCTAATCATAGAGATTCTGGATCTTGGTCTCGCTGTAACGATATGGTAGCAACGTGGTTGATGAACTCTGTCTCAAAGAAAATAGGTCAGAGTCTTTTATTCATGTCAACCGCTGAAGCTATTTGGAAGAACTTGATGTCTCTTTTCAAGAAGGACGATGCACCTCGCGTATATGAGATTGAGCAACGCTTGAGTACTATCCAACATGGTTCTATGGATATCATTACGTATTATACTGAACTTGTTACTCTTTGGGAAAAGTACAAGAATTACGTTGAGATTCCAGCTTGTACATGTGGTAGATGCGAGTGTGACACTGCTTTGTTATGGGATGAATTGCAGCAGAGAAGCCGGGTTCTTAATGGGGTTGAATGAATCTTATGAACCTACTCGTTGACACATTTTGATGTTAAAGCCAATTCCGAGTATTGAAGATGTGTTCAATTTGGTCACACAAGATGAGCGTCAAAAGGTTCTTAAACCATCTACTCTACTTGATAATGTTGCTTTTCAGAATTTTGGCCATGTTGCTATGACACAGAATGTTCCTTTGGGAGGTTCGGAGACTGGAGTCTATACTGGACAGAGTTTATACTGGACAGAGTGATAATGCGGCGTGTGCAGCTGCTTTCTAGGGCAATCGCTATCAGAAGCATGTGTGTACTCATTGTGGGCGTATTGGTCACACGATTCAGAAGTGTTACAAAATCAATGGTTACCCACCATGTCATAAGATGCATCAGCGTTACTCTAGTTCTACGCCACAGAACACTCCGAAGAACCAGTTTCCATCTCAAAGCCAATTTCAATAATCTCAGAGTATGCAGAATACTGGTACAACTAATGCAGTCTCTACTACTCCAGCTTCTACTTCTCTTGACATCAATCAGTTTTCAACGGATCAAGTTCAGAGTTTACTCACTCAGCTGATTGCACAAACAAGAGTTAATGACAACCCTACATCCTCTTGTACAATAACAGAACATGGTTTCATGGCTTCTACATCTACTGCTGGTAATGTCTCAATTGTTTTTCCTTCTACCAATCTCCGTTTTGAAAATCATATCCTTACATTTCAACATCATTTCCTTTCTTCCTTATATTCCATTTTACCCCATGGATGTTGGATTGTTGACAGTGGTGCTACTTGTCACGTTTGTTCTGACCTGACATTATTCAGTGAGGTTGTTCCTGTAACAGGAGTCACAGTCTCTTTACCTAATGGCACTAGTGTACCCATAACTCACACGGAGACAGTGCATGTTTCTGATCATTTAGTCTTGCATAACGTTTTACATGTTGAATCATTCAAGTTCAGTTTGTTGAGTGTTAATTCTCTCTTACAAAATCATGATCTTTCGACTCACGTTTATCATGATTCTTGTTTCATTCAGGACCATATTTGGGACTTGACGACTGGTAGAGGATTACTTGTACATGGTCTTTACATATTGGAGCCTCATGTTAATGCTTTCTATGGATCCTTGGTTGATGGACATCTCTGGCATCAACGCTTGGGACATCCATCTTATACCAAGTTACAGCATATTCCCGGTATTCCTAAAGTTTCTTCTCCTCATTGTACTGTTTGTCCATTGGCAAAACAACGTTCTTTACCTTTTATTTCTAATAATACATTGTCTGCCCAACCTTTTGATCTAATACATACTGACATTTGGGGGCCTTTTGCTATTGAATCTGTTGAAGGATATAAATTTTTTCTTACTATTGTTGATGACTGTACTCGTGTGACTTGGTTATACATGTTACGAAATAAAAGCGAAGTTAAAACTGTGTTTCCTGATTTTCTTGATCATATTCATACACAATATCACTATGTTGTTAAGAAAGTAAGAAGCGACAATGCAAATGAATTGGCTTTCACAGATTTGTTCTTATCTAGAGGCATTATTCATCAATTTTCTTGTgcatacacaccacaacagaactCAGTGGTTGGACGTAAGCATCAACATTTGTTAAATGTAGCTCGTGCATTGCTATTTCAATCAGATGTGCCTCTCATATATTGGTCTGAATGTGTACTCACGGTtgtatttttaatcaatagGACAGCCTCTTTGTTGTTAAACAAACTATCACCGTATAAGGCTTTATTCAAAAAGAAACCAGACTTTAGTTTTCTCAGATCATTTGGTTGCCTTTGCTATGTTTCTACTCTTGTTAAAAATAGACATAAGTTCACTCCCCGGGCTAATCCATGTGTGTTCTTAGGTTATGCCTTTGGTTATAAAGGATATAAGGTTTTCAACTTGGATACTAATATCGTTAGCATTTCTCGCAATGTCATTTTCCATGAAAATACATATCCATTTAAGAATGTTTCTCATTCTGAACCTGTTCCTGATTTGTTTTGTCCCTCTGTTCTGCTAATGCCTATACATGTTGCATTAGAATCCTATAGCTCCTTTGCATACATCATTGTCCCCGCATCCTGAAGCGTCATCTAGTGCCTCATTAGTGCAAGAGACTGTCTATTCCGACGCAGGATAACTTACGTTGAATAATGCTAGGCCTAAACGACATGCAAAAGCACCAGGTTGGCTTTCTGAATATCATTGCAATATGCTTCATAACCCTTCTCCATTGAGTCCTCATATTTCCGAGACTTTCAATTAAGCCATTCCTTTTCCTTTATCTCCGGTTCTTACCTATTCAAAACTACACCCATCATATAAATCTTTTGTTCTTTCTTGTACGATTGAGACTGAACCACATACTTTTCACGAGGCTGTGAAACTAAAAGTCTGGAAAGATGCTATGGGGGTGGAGGTTGTTGCTCTTGAGTACAAAGGGACGTGGACAGTTGTGTCTCTTCTGCCTGGTAAGCTTGTTATAGGCTGTAAATGGGTATATACTATAAAGTATAATCCCGATGGTACTATCTTGAAGTACAAGGCATGTTTAGTTGCGAAAGGCTACACACAGCATGAGGGGATCGACTATATCGATACATTTTCTCCGATGGCAAAGCTTGCTAGTGTCAAGCTTCTTCTGAGTCTTGCGGCTTGTTTTCGATGGAAGTTTACTCAAATGGATGTGACAAATGCGTTCTTACACGGGGACTTGGATGAGGAGATATACATGAGTCTTCCTTTGGGTTATACTCCCTCCAATGGAACTCCTCTTCCTCGTAATCCTGTATGCAGACTTCGCAAATCCTTGTACGGTCTTAAACAAGCCTCTCGCCAGTGGTACAATTGCTTTTCTGTTGTGGTCTTAGCTGCTGGATATGTTCAATCTCCGGTTGATAACACTTTTTTCATCCTCAAGACTCCTAGTTCTTTCACTGCACTTTTAGTGTACGTTGATGATATCTTGATTGCTTCTAGCAGTGATGTCGAGTTAGACGCTTTGAAGATAGCTCTACATAAAGATTTTGACATCAAGTATATGGGAACTCATCGTTTCTTTTTGGGTTTGGAGATTGCCCGTAACGCGTCTGGTATCTCTCTATGCCAACGAAAGTATGCTTTAGACATTCTCTCTTCCACAGGAATGTTAGCTTGCAAACCCGCGTATGTGCCTATGGATCTGTCTGTTCATCTTAGTAAGGACACATGGACTATGTTACCTTGTGCTAAGCCATATCAAGATTTGATTGGCCGTCTTTTATACCTTACTATCATGAGGCCTGATATCACATTCGCTGTGAAATACTTGAGTCAATTTCTCTCTTGTCCTACATACGTTCATATGCAGGCTGCTAATCGTGTTCTGAGATATCTCGAGTACAATCATGGTCAAGGATTGTTCTTTTCTGTTGACTCTGAAATTTGCTTGATAGCTTTTGCGGACTCTGACTGGGCGATATGTCTAGATTCCAGGCGATCAATCTCAGGATTTTGCATTTACCTTGGGAAGTCTTTGATCAATTTGAAGTCGAAGAACCAACAGACCGTGAGCCGTAGCAGCACTGAAGCTGAGTATCGCAGTATGGCCCTTGCTACTTGTGAGTTGTTGTGGCGTCACCAGCTTCTCCGGGACTTGAAAGTCATTGTCTGCACTTCTGCGAAGCTGTTTCGTGACAACAAGTCGGCTCTTCACATTGCAACGAACCCGGTGTTTCACGAGCACACCAAGCATGTTGAAATAGATTGCCACACAGTTCGTGATCAAGTGAAGAATGGTTTCATGAAGCTTTTCCATGTCTCGAGCTATAATCAACATGTGGATATCTTGACAAAGTCGTTATACCCCAGTCCATTTCATTCGATCATGCGACGTCTTTCCATTTCAAACCTTTATTCTCCATCATCGAATTCGGTTTGAGGAGGTGTATTAGGATATCCAGTTAAGTTAGATTAATCTTTGGTTAAGTCTCCTTTAGCTTAACCATAGGTTTGTTACTGGTTTAGTTTCCTTTTATCAAAccatgtatgtatatatacaagTTGTACGTACATTGATCAGATATGAGAGTATTTTACAACTGTATAACAACTTTCTTAATATTACATGTGCTATTTCGGGAGCGCGAAGCATCCGGACCCTGGTAGCATGGGAGGTTCAGAACTATGCTTGGACAGAGTCGGGTCTGGAAAATATTGggcagaaacaaaaaaataaattgtccATTATCTTCAAAAATCAGAAAAGCGTGACTAAAATACATATGACGTccttttttgagaaagggctttACATATGACGTCCTTACCAGTAGAACTATATAAAATTCATGTTATTATTAGTCCtgtaagtgtatatatatatatattagttatatCTTGTTCAGTCGCAACGCACATGTTTTATTTACTTGTATTCATACCCCGCCCTGTTTGAACCCAATGTTGCCTTACCTTGGTTAAAACCCGCCAAATACAAAGTATGAGTACTGAAAAATTGTGTCAAATGTTTCCATGGCGAGTTGTTCGTTGTATAGGAAAATACAATGTTTTCAATTATTGTTACCACAGGAGGTAGTCTGCATATGAAAAACATTCATGTATATTTCATACAATTAGTTTATGCGGTAAACTATAATAAATTTTACCATAAGTCATTAGGTTATCTGTTGTGTCGTTTGGTGAAAAAAATAACTATTGAAAATTTTAACCATATTCTccaaattcacatttttaattattttagttagttTCAGTATCACTTTAATGCTGAGTTAGAAGCATCTTTTGTTGGCTCTTCCAGCCCGTCCTCTGTTTTCTCTTAAAATGCAGTACTCTGGTTATgagttagggtttagagatAAAAACAACTTTCTCAGCTTTGTTGGTTAATTAGTTGGATTGTACCAACTTAAACCAGCATTGTAAccaaactctcttttttttttgatgtataattttcacatttcaacaaaaaaagttGATATGAGTTATCAGCAGAGGCAAAGCTAGTACAGTCACTATGGGGGCACACGCACGGGGGCGGACCCAGTCACATATCAGGGCACGTGCCCCATAGTAACGTtatactttttgtttttaacacaATTTTGAGTATGTTAATCTGGAATATTTGGTTAAATTAGATCAAT
The window above is part of the Brassica napus cultivar Da-Ae chromosome C8, Da-Ae, whole genome shotgun sequence genome. Proteins encoded here:
- the LOC111208925 gene encoding uncharacterized protein LOC111208925 — its product is MVLNVRNKLGFIDGTIPQPPSNHRDSGSWSRCNDMVATWLMNSVSKKIGQSLLFMSTAEAIWKNLMSLFKKDDAPRVYEIEQRLSTIQHGSMDIITYYTELVTLWEKYKNYVEIPACTCGRCECDTALLWDELQQRSRPIPSIEDVFNLVTQDERQKVLKPSTLLDNVAFQNFGHVAMTQNVPLGGSETGVYTGQSLYWTE